In Dermacentor albipictus isolate Rhodes 1998 colony chromosome 6, USDA_Dalb.pri_finalv2, whole genome shotgun sequence, the following proteins share a genomic window:
- the LOC139061023 gene encoding solute carrier family 22 member 7-like isoform X2: MSEGGTYSKAEGKDSEAPKRHRSRSRAGTGTSATSKRRKSKKRHGGETPTPSMSRVSEASMLFPSNASTPLKEAVSSTTISIDPGADLAATRSATSTPVAKVVPENATTTTTRGAAGPCGKSSSVIRDEKLGSIALAAEDSESTGITHGDTDPDMAAAIGMRDVDESENVLAQSRPVSGYAPIEKDDKLVMPPSLELPSPAVSYDGQHPTLSPSPKRKSRGLSTVTFGDAQSYRLTSAEPSTSEILGQGSHQLRILACAQLSLGALAFHYQSMRLLAPVDAVDHWCRQPPEFANQSAQAWKNASVPVDLDGRYSRCTVYRFPYSHGTAAATSGTASSSALWPGVVAGPRGELPCSDWDYDLPPDVLTALNEWDLVCSNAWLVLAARLYTYLGGLVCAPFLGKMADRTGRRPVLLACAVLAVAAAALTVHAHSFLQLVLLRMLVAGSLNGFSLVSIVLLFEVTYEASRTDYLCGVIAASIICGWAPCLLSAAEHVFDRRTLAFAFLVPVSLLLTSFQAVRESSRWLLVTGGVADFIDRHNATSTHGGGRRSDVELDRAAVRQLRDARASAIAEERRTTEASPQPGSAASTIVLPGFVARTASLSALFLSLIVIMSETSECGEPERDLSSPAPSSWRAAVLVIPRAVSVLLAARFLRRCERKKALMLGLPLSCAAIALLALVELALPRGDSYVYVVVGELVLASVFANLAFACVYCLELYATADRAAGFATVCSSGVLGGVALTSLFEGQDPAVRKMLGLSLAIVALLLVEQLPETKDARVPDALFDAISQLKRYSMSSSSKSFAEPRSSTDSGYLPERKLFAACY; encoded by the exons ATGAGCGAAGGAGGCACGTACTCCAAGGCAGAAGGAAAAGATTCCGAGGCGCCGAAACGTCATCGGAGTCGCTCCCGGGCCGGCACGGGGACCTCGGCAACGTCCAAGAGGAG AAAATCGAAGAAGAGGCATGGCGGTGAGACGCCAACACCGTCAATGTCGCGTGTCTCCGAGGCGAGCATGCTCTTCCCATCCAACGCGTCCACGCCCCTTAAGGAGGCCGTGTCGTCGACGACCATCTCGATCGACCCAGGGGCCGACCTGGCTGCCACCCGCAGCGCCACTTCGACGCCGGTGGCCAAGGTTGTTCCCGAGAACGCTACGACGACCACAACCCGCGGTGCGGCCGGGCCGTGTGGCAAAAGCAGCAGCGTCATTAGGGACGAGAAGCTCGGGTCCATCGCGCTGGCTGCTGAGGACTCGGAGAGCACCGGCATCACGCACGGTGACACAGATCCGGACATGGCGGCA GCCATTGGTATGCGAGATGTGGATGAGTCGGAGAATGTATTGGCCCAAAGCCGACCAGTGTCCGGCTACGCCCCTATCGAGAAGGATGACAAGCTGGTGATGCCGCCGTCTTTGGAGCTGCCGTCACCGGCG GTCTCTTACGATGGCCAGCACCCCACGCTGTCGCCGTCGCCCAAGCGCAAATCGCGCGGACTGAGTACGGTCACGTTCGGCGACGCGCAGTCGTACCGCCTCACGTCGGCCGAGCCGTCGACGAGCGAGATTCTGGGCCAGGGATCGCACCAGCTGCGCATCTTGGCCTGCGCCCAGCTGTCGCTCGGGGCGCTCGCCTTCCACTACCAGTCGATGCGGCTGCTGGCGCCCGTCGACGCGGTGGACCACTGGTGCAGGCAGCCGCCCGAGTTCGCCAACCAGAGCGCGCAGGCCTGGAAGAACGCCTCCGTTCCCGTGGATCTCGATGGCCGCTACAGCAGATGCACCGTCTACAGGTTTCCCTACTCGCACGGCACGG cagcggccacatCGGGCACCGCGTCCTCCTCGGCGTTGTGGCCCGGGGTCGTCGCCGGGCCTCGGGGCGAGCTCCCGTGCAGTGACTGGGACTACGACCTGCCTCCGGACGTCCTCACGGCCCTGAACGAGTGGGACCTGGTGTGCTCCAACGCGTGGCTGGTGCTCGCGGCGCGCCTCTACACCTACCTCGGGGGCCTCGTCTGCGCGCCCTTCCTCGGCAAGATGGCGGACAGAACGGGTCGCAGGCCGGTCCTGCTCGCGTGCGCCGTGCTCGCGGTGGccgccgcggcgttgaccgtgcaCGCGCACTCGTTCCTGCAGCTCGTCCTGCTGCGCATGCTGGTGGCGGGCTCGCTGAACGGCTTCTCGCTCGTTTCCATCGTTCTTCTGTTCGAGGTCACCTACGAAGCCAGCAG GACTGACTACCTCTGCGGGGTGATAGCGGCGAGCATTATCTGCGGCTGGGCTCCTTGCCTTCTCAGCGCCGCCGAGCATGTGTTCGACCGACGAACGCTGGCGTTCGCCTTCCTCGTGCCGGTCTCCCTGCTACTGACCAGTTTCCAGGCCGTCCGAGAGTCCTCGCGGTGGCTGCTCGTCACCGGCGGCGTCGCCGACTTCATCGACAGGCACAATGCCACGTCCACTCATGGAGGAGGGCGTCGCTCCGACGTCGAACTGGACCGTGCCGCTGTACGGCAGCTGCGTGATGCCAGGGCTTCAGCGATAGCCGAAGAACGTCGCACCACGGAGGCGTCGCCGCAACCTGGCAGCGCTGCCAGCACGATCGTCCTGCCCGGATTTGTGGCGAGGACCGCGTCGCTGTCGGCGCTCTTCTTAAGCCTGATCGTCATCATGAGCGAGACGTCGGAATGCGGCGAACCGGAACGGGACCTGTCCTCGCCAGCTCCGTCCTCCTGGCGGGCGGCGGTCCTGGTGATCCCGCGTGCCGTCAGCGTCCTGCTGGCGGCTCGATTTCTGCGACGCTGCGAGCGCAAGAAGGCGCTGATGCTGGGTCTCCCGCTGAGCTGCGCCGCCATCGCGCTACTAGCCCTCGTCGAGCTGGCCCTCCCGAGAGGCGACTCGTACGTCTacgtcgtcgtcggcgagctGGTGTTGGCCTCCGTGTTCGCCAACCTCGCCTTCGCCTGCGTCTACTGCCTCGAGCTGTACGCGACGGCCGATCGCGCCGCGGGCTTCGCCACCGTCTGCTCGTCGGGCGTTCTGGGCGGCGTCGCGCTGACGAGCCTCTTCGAGGGCCAGGACCCGGCGGTGCGGAAGATGCTCGGCCTGTCGCTGGCCATCGTGGCCTTGCTGCTGGTCGAGCAGCTGCCCGAGACCAAGGACGCCCGAGTTCCCGACGCGTTGTTCGACGCCATCTCGCAGCTCAAGCGCTACAGCATgtcgagctcgtcgaagagcttcGCGGAGCCGCGTTCATCGACCGACTCTGGCTACTTGCCCGAGAGGAAATTATTCGCGGCTTGCTACTGA
- the LOC139061023 gene encoding solute carrier family 22 member 7-like isoform X1, with product MSEGGTYSKAEGKDSEAPKRHRSRSRAGTGTSATSKRRKSKKRHGGETPTPSMSRVSEASMLFPSNASTPLKEAVSSTTISIDPGADLAATRSATSTPVAKVVPENATTTTTRGAAGPCGKSSSVIRDEKLGSIALAAEDSESTGITHGDTDPDMAAAIGMRDVDESENVLAQSRPVSGYAPIEKDDKLVMPPSLELPSPAVSYDGQHPTLSPSPKRKSRGLSTVTFGDAQSYRLTSAEPSTSEILGQGSHQLRILACAQLSLGALAFHYQSMRLLAPVDAVDHWCRQPPEFANQSAQAWKNASVPVDLDGRYSRCTVYRFPYSHGTAAAATSGTASSSALWPGVVAGPRGELPCSDWDYDLPPDVLTALNEWDLVCSNAWLVLAARLYTYLGGLVCAPFLGKMADRTGRRPVLLACAVLAVAAAALTVHAHSFLQLVLLRMLVAGSLNGFSLVSIVLLFEVTYEASRTDYLCGVIAASIICGWAPCLLSAAEHVFDRRTLAFAFLVPVSLLLTSFQAVRESSRWLLVTGGVADFIDRHNATSTHGGGRRSDVELDRAAVRQLRDARASAIAEERRTTEASPQPGSAASTIVLPGFVARTASLSALFLSLIVIMSETSECGEPERDLSSPAPSSWRAAVLVIPRAVSVLLAARFLRRCERKKALMLGLPLSCAAIALLALVELALPRGDSYVYVVVGELVLASVFANLAFACVYCLELYATADRAAGFATVCSSGVLGGVALTSLFEGQDPAVRKMLGLSLAIVALLLVEQLPETKDARVPDALFDAISQLKRYSMSSSSKSFAEPRSSTDSGYLPERKLFAACY from the exons ATGAGCGAAGGAGGCACGTACTCCAAGGCAGAAGGAAAAGATTCCGAGGCGCCGAAACGTCATCGGAGTCGCTCCCGGGCCGGCACGGGGACCTCGGCAACGTCCAAGAGGAG AAAATCGAAGAAGAGGCATGGCGGTGAGACGCCAACACCGTCAATGTCGCGTGTCTCCGAGGCGAGCATGCTCTTCCCATCCAACGCGTCCACGCCCCTTAAGGAGGCCGTGTCGTCGACGACCATCTCGATCGACCCAGGGGCCGACCTGGCTGCCACCCGCAGCGCCACTTCGACGCCGGTGGCCAAGGTTGTTCCCGAGAACGCTACGACGACCACAACCCGCGGTGCGGCCGGGCCGTGTGGCAAAAGCAGCAGCGTCATTAGGGACGAGAAGCTCGGGTCCATCGCGCTGGCTGCTGAGGACTCGGAGAGCACCGGCATCACGCACGGTGACACAGATCCGGACATGGCGGCA GCCATTGGTATGCGAGATGTGGATGAGTCGGAGAATGTATTGGCCCAAAGCCGACCAGTGTCCGGCTACGCCCCTATCGAGAAGGATGACAAGCTGGTGATGCCGCCGTCTTTGGAGCTGCCGTCACCGGCG GTCTCTTACGATGGCCAGCACCCCACGCTGTCGCCGTCGCCCAAGCGCAAATCGCGCGGACTGAGTACGGTCACGTTCGGCGACGCGCAGTCGTACCGCCTCACGTCGGCCGAGCCGTCGACGAGCGAGATTCTGGGCCAGGGATCGCACCAGCTGCGCATCTTGGCCTGCGCCCAGCTGTCGCTCGGGGCGCTCGCCTTCCACTACCAGTCGATGCGGCTGCTGGCGCCCGTCGACGCGGTGGACCACTGGTGCAGGCAGCCGCCCGAGTTCGCCAACCAGAGCGCGCAGGCCTGGAAGAACGCCTCCGTTCCCGTGGATCTCGATGGCCGCTACAGCAGATGCACCGTCTACAGGTTTCCCTACTCGCACGGCACGG cagcagcggccacatCGGGCACCGCGTCCTCCTCGGCGTTGTGGCCCGGGGTCGTCGCCGGGCCTCGGGGCGAGCTCCCGTGCAGTGACTGGGACTACGACCTGCCTCCGGACGTCCTCACGGCCCTGAACGAGTGGGACCTGGTGTGCTCCAACGCGTGGCTGGTGCTCGCGGCGCGCCTCTACACCTACCTCGGGGGCCTCGTCTGCGCGCCCTTCCTCGGCAAGATGGCGGACAGAACGGGTCGCAGGCCGGTCCTGCTCGCGTGCGCCGTGCTCGCGGTGGccgccgcggcgttgaccgtgcaCGCGCACTCGTTCCTGCAGCTCGTCCTGCTGCGCATGCTGGTGGCGGGCTCGCTGAACGGCTTCTCGCTCGTTTCCATCGTTCTTCTGTTCGAGGTCACCTACGAAGCCAGCAG GACTGACTACCTCTGCGGGGTGATAGCGGCGAGCATTATCTGCGGCTGGGCTCCTTGCCTTCTCAGCGCCGCCGAGCATGTGTTCGACCGACGAACGCTGGCGTTCGCCTTCCTCGTGCCGGTCTCCCTGCTACTGACCAGTTTCCAGGCCGTCCGAGAGTCCTCGCGGTGGCTGCTCGTCACCGGCGGCGTCGCCGACTTCATCGACAGGCACAATGCCACGTCCACTCATGGAGGAGGGCGTCGCTCCGACGTCGAACTGGACCGTGCCGCTGTACGGCAGCTGCGTGATGCCAGGGCTTCAGCGATAGCCGAAGAACGTCGCACCACGGAGGCGTCGCCGCAACCTGGCAGCGCTGCCAGCACGATCGTCCTGCCCGGATTTGTGGCGAGGACCGCGTCGCTGTCGGCGCTCTTCTTAAGCCTGATCGTCATCATGAGCGAGACGTCGGAATGCGGCGAACCGGAACGGGACCTGTCCTCGCCAGCTCCGTCCTCCTGGCGGGCGGCGGTCCTGGTGATCCCGCGTGCCGTCAGCGTCCTGCTGGCGGCTCGATTTCTGCGACGCTGCGAGCGCAAGAAGGCGCTGATGCTGGGTCTCCCGCTGAGCTGCGCCGCCATCGCGCTACTAGCCCTCGTCGAGCTGGCCCTCCCGAGAGGCGACTCGTACGTCTacgtcgtcgtcggcgagctGGTGTTGGCCTCCGTGTTCGCCAACCTCGCCTTCGCCTGCGTCTACTGCCTCGAGCTGTACGCGACGGCCGATCGCGCCGCGGGCTTCGCCACCGTCTGCTCGTCGGGCGTTCTGGGCGGCGTCGCGCTGACGAGCCTCTTCGAGGGCCAGGACCCGGCGGTGCGGAAGATGCTCGGCCTGTCGCTGGCCATCGTGGCCTTGCTGCTGGTCGAGCAGCTGCCCGAGACCAAGGACGCCCGAGTTCCCGACGCGTTGTTCGACGCCATCTCGCAGCTCAAGCGCTACAGCATgtcgagctcgtcgaagagcttcGCGGAGCCGCGTTCATCGACCGACTCTGGCTACTTGCCCGAGAGGAAATTATTCGCGGCTTGCTACTGA